A genomic stretch from Telopea speciosissima isolate NSW1024214 ecotype Mountain lineage chromosome 7, Tspe_v1, whole genome shotgun sequence includes:
- the LOC122669032 gene encoding pectinesterase inhibitor 3-like produces MKSWVPTSSFFFFLLYVSSAAADLRHSTTAGSSGKSGSSEDLVRNSCIHASYPDLCLRTLSTYGAQAKTPNDLAQAAVNVSLSRARKVSQYLSRLATSLGGEGSNKKQRLAVTDCVDQLSDSVDELSKTLSELRDLRDRSGKFRMHMSNAETWVSAALTNEDTCLDGFQDVGGSSGTGKNVKSDVKRKMSNVAKVTSNALYLINRLDDARGR; encoded by the coding sequence ATGAAAAGCTGGGTCCCtacctcctccttcttcttcttcctcctttacGTTTCCAGTGCAGCAGCAGACTTGCGTCATTCTACTACTGCAGGAAGTTCAGGGAAGTCCGGTTCATCGGAAGATCTGGTCCGGAACTCATGCATACATGCCAGCTACCCAGATCTATGCCTTCGAACACTCTCCACCTACGGTGCCCAGGCCAAGACCCCGAACGATCTGGCCCAAGCCGCCGTCAACGTGAGCCTCTCCCGTGCCCGAAAGGTCTCCCAGTATCTATCTCGACTGGCGACTAGTTTGGGTGGTGAGGGTAGCAATAAGAAGCAACGACTTGCTGTGACTGACTGTGTCGACCAACTGTCCGACTCGGTGGACGAGTTGAGTAAGACTCTGTCGGAGCTCCGGGACTTGCGTGACCGGAGCGGAAAGTTCCGGATGCACATGAGTAACGCGGAAACGTGGGTGAGTGCTGCACTCACCAACGAGGACACGTGTCTTGACGGGTTTCAGGATGTGGGTGGGTCCAGTGGGACTGGGAAGAATGTGAAGTCAGATGTTAAGCGCAAGATGAGCAATGTCGCGAAGGTAACCAGTAATGCGCTCTACCTTATCAATCGCCTCGACGATGCTCGTGGCCGTTGA
- the LOC122669129 gene encoding uncharacterized protein LOC122669129: MDVFQSPLEALAFNYVSFEYLASVQSFLTCIAIVTAAISFWRIRAVSSNSLHRTKSSGDSPSSSLDGRCCSTPNLSSPPIQVISTWSEPESEKEKKEEEPFHQEQTCSALVGVGAIEYDDKEDNGRVIKEKFTLYYQGEEDNTIPPIVGNEDGDDFDVVCPFREELYCSDGRWSYDGIRMMRREGDLGWYSSQDLTVFNGSVVRLWDCHRRRCSSPSGYFLAL, from the coding sequence ATGGACGTCTTTCAATCTCCTTTGGAAGCTCTTGCCTTCAACTACGTGAGCTTCGAATATTTAGCCAGCGTTCAGAGCTTCTTAACCTGTATCGCTATTGTTACCGCCGCTATCAGTTTCTGGAGAATCAGAGCCGTAAGCTCCAATTCCTTACATCGAACCAAATCATCCGGTGATTCTCCTTCTTCGTCCTTGGATGGTCGTTGTTGCTCTACTCCAAATCTGTCTTCTCCACCGATACAAGTAATCTCCACCTGGTCTGAGCCCGAatcagagaaggagaagaaggaagaggagccATTTCATCAAGAACAAACTTGCTCTGCTTTGGTTGGCGTTGGAGCCATCGAATATGATGACAAGGAAGACAACGGCAGggtcatcaaagaaaagttcaCACTGTATTATCAAGGGGAAGAGGATAATACTATTCCTCCTATCGTCGGCAACGAAGACGGCGATGACTTTGATGTCGTCTGCCCTTTCAGGGAAGAGCTTTACTGCTCTGACGGGCGTTGGTCTTACGACGGAATTAGGATGATGAGGAGAGAGGGTGATTTGGGTTGGTACAGTTCTCAAGATTTAACGGTGTTTAACGGTAGCGTCGTTAGGTTGTGGGACTGTCATAGACGGAGATGCTCATCGCCGTCCGGTTACTTCCTGGCTCTATGA